The following proteins are encoded in a genomic region of Pungitius pungitius chromosome 17, fPunPun2.1, whole genome shotgun sequence:
- the hsd17b8 gene encoding estradiol 17-beta-dehydrogenase 8 isoform X1, which yields MAASTRLMSRLALVTGGGSGIGRAVCQRLASEGASVVVADISHESAMETVGRLPGDLRGQGHMAAAVDVSSKESVKKLLTSVQTRFFQPPSVCVNAAGITQDDFLLNMEEEHFDKVLLVNLKGSFLVLQAVAQALVACGAPKGSIVTVGSIVGKVGNIGQANYSASKAGVEGLTRTAAKELSRFGIRCNCVLPGFISTPMTDKVPERVISKMELLVPLGRMGEPAEVADVCAFLASDDSGYITGASVEVTGGLFMG from the exons ATGGCGGCCTCCACTAGGCTCATGTCAAGGTTGGCCCTGGTCACTG GAGGAGGCAGTGGGATTGGACGGGCGGTGTGTCAGCGCCTGGCCTCAGAAGGCGCCTCCGTGGTGGTCGCCGACATCAGCCACGAGTCGGCCATGGAGACCGTCGGGAGGCTGCCCGGGGACCTCAGAGGACAGGGTCACATGGCGGCGGCGGTGGACGTGTCGTCAAAGGAGAGCGTGAAGAAGCTGCTCACGAGCGTGCAG acGCGGTTCTTTCAGCCTCCCTCGGTGTGCGTGAACGCGGCGGGCATCACCCAGGACGACTTCCTGCTcaacatggaggaggagcactTCGACAAAGTGCTCCTGGTCAACCTGAAG GGTTCGTTCCTGGTCCTTCAGGCTGTGGCTCAGGCTCTGGTGGCCTGTGGAGCACCCAAAGGATCCATCGTCACCGTGGGCAGCATCGTGGGAAAG GTGGGGAACATCGGACAGGCTAATTACTCGGCCTCTAAAGCCGGCGTGGAGGGATTGACCAGGACGGCTGCCAAAGAGCTCAGCAG GTTCGGGATTCGGTGCAATTGTGTGCTGCCAGGTTTCATATCGACTCCGATGACGGATAAAGTTCCAGAGAGGGTTATTAGCAAg ATGGAGCTCTTGGTGCCTCTGGGGAGAATGGGGGAGCCTGCAG AGGTGGCAGATGTTTGTGCCTTTCTGGCCTCGGATGACTCTGGATACATCACAGGAGCCAGCGTGGAAGTGACTG GAGGACTTTTTATGGGATGA
- the hsd17b8 gene encoding estradiol 17-beta-dehydrogenase 8 isoform X3 produces the protein METVGRLPGDLRGQGHMAAAVDVSSKESVKKLLTSVQTRFFQPPSVCVNAAGITQDDFLLNMEEEHFDKVLLVNLKGSFLVLQAVAQALVACGAPKGSIVTVGSIVGKVGNIGQANYSASKAGVEGLTRTAAKELSRFGIRCNCVLPGFISTPMTDKVPERVISKMELLVPLGRMGEPAEVADVCAFLASDDSGYITGASVEVTGGLFMG, from the exons ATGGAGACCGTCGGGAGGCTGCCCGGGGACCTCAGAGGACAGGGTCACATGGCGGCGGCGGTGGACGTGTCGTCAAAGGAGAGCGTGAAGAAGCTGCTCACGAGCGTGCAG acGCGGTTCTTTCAGCCTCCCTCGGTGTGCGTGAACGCGGCGGGCATCACCCAGGACGACTTCCTGCTcaacatggaggaggagcactTCGACAAAGTGCTCCTGGTCAACCTGAAG GGTTCGTTCCTGGTCCTTCAGGCTGTGGCTCAGGCTCTGGTGGCCTGTGGAGCACCCAAAGGATCCATCGTCACCGTGGGCAGCATCGTGGGAAAG GTGGGGAACATCGGACAGGCTAATTACTCGGCCTCTAAAGCCGGCGTGGAGGGATTGACCAGGACGGCTGCCAAAGAGCTCAGCAG GTTCGGGATTCGGTGCAATTGTGTGCTGCCAGGTTTCATATCGACTCCGATGACGGATAAAGTTCCAGAGAGGGTTATTAGCAAg ATGGAGCTCTTGGTGCCTCTGGGGAGAATGGGGGAGCCTGCAG AGGTGGCAGATGTTTGTGCCTTTCTGGCCTCGGATGACTCTGGATACATCACAGGAGCCAGCGTGGAAGTGACTG GAGGACTTTTTATGGGATGA
- the hsd17b8 gene encoding estradiol 17-beta-dehydrogenase 8 isoform X2, whose protein sequence is MAASTRLMSRLALVTGGGSGIGRAVCQRLASEGASVVVADISHESAMETVGRLPGDLRGQGHMAAAVDVSSKESVKKLLTSVQTRFFQPPSVCVNAAGITQDDFLLNMEEEHFDKVLLVNLKGSFLVLQAVAQALVACGAPKGSIVTVGSIVGKVGNIGQANYSASKAGVEGLTRTAAKELSRFGIRCNCVLPGFISTPMTDKVPERVISKWWSSDHNEPKWHLLPESM, encoded by the exons ATGGCGGCCTCCACTAGGCTCATGTCAAGGTTGGCCCTGGTCACTG GAGGAGGCAGTGGGATTGGACGGGCGGTGTGTCAGCGCCTGGCCTCAGAAGGCGCCTCCGTGGTGGTCGCCGACATCAGCCACGAGTCGGCCATGGAGACCGTCGGGAGGCTGCCCGGGGACCTCAGAGGACAGGGTCACATGGCGGCGGCGGTGGACGTGTCGTCAAAGGAGAGCGTGAAGAAGCTGCTCACGAGCGTGCAG acGCGGTTCTTTCAGCCTCCCTCGGTGTGCGTGAACGCGGCGGGCATCACCCAGGACGACTTCCTGCTcaacatggaggaggagcactTCGACAAAGTGCTCCTGGTCAACCTGAAG GGTTCGTTCCTGGTCCTTCAGGCTGTGGCTCAGGCTCTGGTGGCCTGTGGAGCACCCAAAGGATCCATCGTCACCGTGGGCAGCATCGTGGGAAAG GTGGGGAACATCGGACAGGCTAATTACTCGGCCTCTAAAGCCGGCGTGGAGGGATTGACCAGGACGGCTGCCAAAGAGCTCAGCAG GTTCGGGATTCGGTGCAATTGTGTGCTGCCAGGTTTCATATCGACTCCGATGACGGATAAAGTTCCAGAGAGGGTTATTAGCAAg TGGTGGTCTTCAGACCACAATGAACCAAAGTGGCACCTTCTGCCTGAGTCAATGTGA
- the daxx gene encoding death domain-associated protein 6 isoform X1, with amino-acid sequence MVRCGETSFFLSSRQKAHRQEQKSPTFWMAVAPAFMADKIIVLDDDDEDEEERPRPTWSPSVSSSQQHAKKVFPPRAQQPAPTHITQSPFASAKKDKHVLQAENQRLFTEFVEHCSSLTQSCPEVLTFLQTKHAKASPEYLTSVEFRNTLGRCLTRTQANRSKAFVYINELCTALRQRAVKRRQTLSKVEAGPSTSSSTLLLGKSEVNSTDGTKEEEGANPAEEDKQPSTSRLQEGDNREDQEDQKRAKRASRKQIAYLENLLKVYNDEIYRLQHAELNLDDLGAEDSLYIQEHKLKRKMIKIYEKLCELKNCSTLTGRVIEQRIRYNSTRYPEINKKIERFINSPEAQQNPPDYQDILQQVLRANERHKLCLSRKQLNQIAQEAFRETGSCLQERRHLDLVYNFGSRLTDAYKPATDPALADPSLLRKLRSNREVALSRLEGVITSFAIQQEDTEEQDRARRLEKDRKDKEAPKSENGEENKEVNGVEEEEEDDDEDDESSDPDIEEEIQASTQQDGPDGDENDDNDGNEAECDGTDREGQTDQLAPSVSPGEEESKKDEDEAPATGLSPLSDESKSQISPLSDIPSPKQSPSQSEPMQTDDQTPLSNGNHAVLEEPVDSSNHVSVVLVSTSKGTEDPGDVSLAKANRGGSLALSPVVVVESCDTQTTNGTSPPLSLRATRSQKRKREDMTPENSRNNKHILIHDSEVDIPLDTDVFSSKSPEQAKSTRADTPTNEMVSSSQSTPPPKKNKVNVATQCDPDEVIVLSDSE; translated from the exons ATGGTGCGTTGTGgtgaaacttctttttttttatcttcacgTCAAAAGGCTCATAGACAAGAG CAGAAATCACCAACGTTTTGGATGGCGGTAGCACCCGCTTTTATGGCGGATAAGATCATTGtcttggatgatgatgatgaagatgaagaggagaggcCTCGGCCCACATGGTCTCCCTCAGTCTCGTCCTCTCAACAACATGCCAAAAAGGTCTTTCCTCCCAGAGCCCAGCAGCCTGCCCCTACACACATTACCCAGTCGCCTTTTGCCTCAGCGAAGAAGGACAAGCATGTTCTGCAGGCTGAGAATCAGAGGTTGTTCACCGAG TTTGTGGAGCATTGCTCTAGTCTCACCCAGAGCTGCCCCGAAGTCTTGACCTTCCTCCAAACCAAGCATGCCAAGGCCTCCCCGGAGTACCTGACATCCGTGGAGTTCAGAAACACCTTGGGGCGATGTTTGACTCGCACTCAGGCCAACCGGTCCAAAGCCTTTGTCTACATCAATGAACTGTGCACTGCACTCAGGCAGCGTGCTGTGAAGAGGAGGCAGACCCTCTCTAAGGTTGAAGCTGGCCCTTCTACCTCATCAAGTACTCTCCTTTTGGGCAAATCGGAGGTAAACTCTACAGATGGGActaaagaggaggaaggggcgaACCCTGCAGAGGAGGATAAGCAACCTTCCACCTCAAGGCTGCAGGAGGGCGACAATAGGGAGGACCAGGAAGACCAGAAAAGGGCCAAGAGAGCGTCCAGGAAACAG ATAGCGTACCTGGAGAACCTGCTGAAGGTGTACAACGACGAGATCTACCGCCTGCAGCATGCCGAGCTGAATTTAGATGACTTGGGAGCGGAGGACTCTTTATACATCCAAGAACACAAGCTCAAACGCAAG ATGATAAAGATTTATGAAAAGCTGTGCGAGCTAAAGAACTGCAGCACCCTAACGGGCCGAGTCATTGAGCAGAGGATCCGCTACAATAGCACTCGTTACCCTGAGATCAACAAGAAG ATCGAGCGTTTCATCAACAGCCCGGAGGCGCAGCAGAACCCTCCGGATTACCAAGACATCCTGCAGCAGGTGCTGCGCGCTAACGAGCGCCACAAACTGTGCCTGAGTCGAAAGCAGCTGAACCAGATCGCCCAGGAGGCCTTCAGAGAGACCGGGAGCTGCCTGCAAGAGAGACGCCACCTGGACCTGGTGTACAACTTCGGCTCGCGCCTCACTGACGCCTACAAGCCTG CCACTGACCCGGCTCTGGCAGACCCCTCACTGCTGCGGAAGCTTCGGTCTAACAGAGAAGTGGCTCTGTCCCGTCTGGAGGGGGTCATCACCAGCTTCGCCATCCAacaggaggacacagaggagcaAGACCGGGCCAGACGGCTGGAGAAAGACCGCAAGGACAAAGAG GCTCCCAAATCTGAAAAcggagaagaaaataaagaggtgaatggagtggaggaggaagaggaggatgacgatgaagatgatgaatcATCAGACCCCGACATTGAGGAAGAGATCCAGGCCAGCACCCAGCAGGATGGACCAG ACGGGGACGAGAACGACGACAATGATGGCAACGAGGCGGAATGTGATGGTACCGACAGGGAGGGCCAGACGGATCAGCTGGCACCAAGTGTTTCTCCTGGGGAGGAAGAAAGCAAGAAAGATGAGGACGAGGCGCCAGCCACTGGACTCAGCCCTCTTTCTGATGAGAGCAAGTCCCAAATCTCTCCGCTGTCCGACATCCCCTCCCCAAAACAAAGCCCCAGCCAATCGGAGCCAATGCAGACTGATGACCAGACGCCCTTGTCCAATGGCAACCATGCCGTGTTAGAAGAGCCTGTGGATTCCTCCAATCACGTTTCAGTCGTGCTGGTGAGCACAAGCAAAGGAACCGAAGACCCTGGGGACGTTTCTCTGGCAAAGGCCAACAGGGGGGGGTCTTTGGCCCTGTCGCCGGTGGTGGTCGTGGAAAGTTGTGACACGCAGACTACGAATGGCACGTCGCCGCCGCTCAGCCTCAGAGCCACAAGAAgccagaagaggaagagggaggacaTGACGCCCGAGAACTCAAGGAATAATAAGCACATTCTCATCCATGACAG TGAGGTAGACATCCCGCTGGATACGGACGTTTTCAGCAGCAAATCTCCAGAGCAGGCGAAGTCAACCCGAGCGGACACTCCAACCAATGAAATGGTCAGCAGCTCTCAGTCGACTCCGCCCCCCAAGAAAAACAAG GTTAACGTGGCCACACAGTGTGACCCCGATGAGGTCATCGTCCTGTCAGACTCAGAGTGA
- the daxx gene encoding death domain-associated protein 6 isoform X2 — protein MVRCGETSFFLSSRQKAHRQEKSPTFWMAVAPAFMADKIIVLDDDDEDEEERPRPTWSPSVSSSQQHAKKVFPPRAQQPAPTHITQSPFASAKKDKHVLQAENQRLFTEFVEHCSSLTQSCPEVLTFLQTKHAKASPEYLTSVEFRNTLGRCLTRTQANRSKAFVYINELCTALRQRAVKRRQTLSKVEAGPSTSSSTLLLGKSEVNSTDGTKEEEGANPAEEDKQPSTSRLQEGDNREDQEDQKRAKRASRKQIAYLENLLKVYNDEIYRLQHAELNLDDLGAEDSLYIQEHKLKRKMIKIYEKLCELKNCSTLTGRVIEQRIRYNSTRYPEINKKIERFINSPEAQQNPPDYQDILQQVLRANERHKLCLSRKQLNQIAQEAFRETGSCLQERRHLDLVYNFGSRLTDAYKPATDPALADPSLLRKLRSNREVALSRLEGVITSFAIQQEDTEEQDRARRLEKDRKDKEAPKSENGEENKEVNGVEEEEEDDDEDDESSDPDIEEEIQASTQQDGPDGDENDDNDGNEAECDGTDREGQTDQLAPSVSPGEEESKKDEDEAPATGLSPLSDESKSQISPLSDIPSPKQSPSQSEPMQTDDQTPLSNGNHAVLEEPVDSSNHVSVVLVSTSKGTEDPGDVSLAKANRGGSLALSPVVVVESCDTQTTNGTSPPLSLRATRSQKRKREDMTPENSRNNKHILIHDSEVDIPLDTDVFSSKSPEQAKSTRADTPTNEMVSSSQSTPPPKKNKVNVATQCDPDEVIVLSDSE, from the exons ATGGTGCGTTGTGgtgaaacttctttttttttatcttcacgTCAAAAGGCTCATAGACAAGAG AAATCACCAACGTTTTGGATGGCGGTAGCACCCGCTTTTATGGCGGATAAGATCATTGtcttggatgatgatgatgaagatgaagaggagaggcCTCGGCCCACATGGTCTCCCTCAGTCTCGTCCTCTCAACAACATGCCAAAAAGGTCTTTCCTCCCAGAGCCCAGCAGCCTGCCCCTACACACATTACCCAGTCGCCTTTTGCCTCAGCGAAGAAGGACAAGCATGTTCTGCAGGCTGAGAATCAGAGGTTGTTCACCGAG TTTGTGGAGCATTGCTCTAGTCTCACCCAGAGCTGCCCCGAAGTCTTGACCTTCCTCCAAACCAAGCATGCCAAGGCCTCCCCGGAGTACCTGACATCCGTGGAGTTCAGAAACACCTTGGGGCGATGTTTGACTCGCACTCAGGCCAACCGGTCCAAAGCCTTTGTCTACATCAATGAACTGTGCACTGCACTCAGGCAGCGTGCTGTGAAGAGGAGGCAGACCCTCTCTAAGGTTGAAGCTGGCCCTTCTACCTCATCAAGTACTCTCCTTTTGGGCAAATCGGAGGTAAACTCTACAGATGGGActaaagaggaggaaggggcgaACCCTGCAGAGGAGGATAAGCAACCTTCCACCTCAAGGCTGCAGGAGGGCGACAATAGGGAGGACCAGGAAGACCAGAAAAGGGCCAAGAGAGCGTCCAGGAAACAG ATAGCGTACCTGGAGAACCTGCTGAAGGTGTACAACGACGAGATCTACCGCCTGCAGCATGCCGAGCTGAATTTAGATGACTTGGGAGCGGAGGACTCTTTATACATCCAAGAACACAAGCTCAAACGCAAG ATGATAAAGATTTATGAAAAGCTGTGCGAGCTAAAGAACTGCAGCACCCTAACGGGCCGAGTCATTGAGCAGAGGATCCGCTACAATAGCACTCGTTACCCTGAGATCAACAAGAAG ATCGAGCGTTTCATCAACAGCCCGGAGGCGCAGCAGAACCCTCCGGATTACCAAGACATCCTGCAGCAGGTGCTGCGCGCTAACGAGCGCCACAAACTGTGCCTGAGTCGAAAGCAGCTGAACCAGATCGCCCAGGAGGCCTTCAGAGAGACCGGGAGCTGCCTGCAAGAGAGACGCCACCTGGACCTGGTGTACAACTTCGGCTCGCGCCTCACTGACGCCTACAAGCCTG CCACTGACCCGGCTCTGGCAGACCCCTCACTGCTGCGGAAGCTTCGGTCTAACAGAGAAGTGGCTCTGTCCCGTCTGGAGGGGGTCATCACCAGCTTCGCCATCCAacaggaggacacagaggagcaAGACCGGGCCAGACGGCTGGAGAAAGACCGCAAGGACAAAGAG GCTCCCAAATCTGAAAAcggagaagaaaataaagaggtgaatggagtggaggaggaagaggaggatgacgatgaagatgatgaatcATCAGACCCCGACATTGAGGAAGAGATCCAGGCCAGCACCCAGCAGGATGGACCAG ACGGGGACGAGAACGACGACAATGATGGCAACGAGGCGGAATGTGATGGTACCGACAGGGAGGGCCAGACGGATCAGCTGGCACCAAGTGTTTCTCCTGGGGAGGAAGAAAGCAAGAAAGATGAGGACGAGGCGCCAGCCACTGGACTCAGCCCTCTTTCTGATGAGAGCAAGTCCCAAATCTCTCCGCTGTCCGACATCCCCTCCCCAAAACAAAGCCCCAGCCAATCGGAGCCAATGCAGACTGATGACCAGACGCCCTTGTCCAATGGCAACCATGCCGTGTTAGAAGAGCCTGTGGATTCCTCCAATCACGTTTCAGTCGTGCTGGTGAGCACAAGCAAAGGAACCGAAGACCCTGGGGACGTTTCTCTGGCAAAGGCCAACAGGGGGGGGTCTTTGGCCCTGTCGCCGGTGGTGGTCGTGGAAAGTTGTGACACGCAGACTACGAATGGCACGTCGCCGCCGCTCAGCCTCAGAGCCACAAGAAgccagaagaggaagagggaggacaTGACGCCCGAGAACTCAAGGAATAATAAGCACATTCTCATCCATGACAG TGAGGTAGACATCCCGCTGGATACGGACGTTTTCAGCAGCAAATCTCCAGAGCAGGCGAAGTCAACCCGAGCGGACACTCCAACCAATGAAATGGTCAGCAGCTCTCAGTCGACTCCGCCCCCCAAGAAAAACAAG GTTAACGTGGCCACACAGTGTGACCCCGATGAGGTCATCGTCCTGTCAGACTCAGAGTGA
- the tapbp.1 gene encoding TAP binding protein (tapasin), tandem duplicate 1, with protein MSNMSPMYALCLVAAMCCGEACCSSCPVLECWFVQEKTGRGGGLTAATTLEKSLLHIQTDPHPAESQQAPSDIHPDRVFLITDPAGTLCHRSLNPPRGSVEKPQCEINPFLPQPSTLKWASPLTDSASSPIYLQAHWFSTAIQGLNGQLAVSTITRAPTATKEHKVILSVTTTTVSVQSRLGGPVLLDCGLWADPSSPLSGSGFAVEWRYQFRGEGRLVLAYDGKTDRLADVQEEGATLDYEGLHQRGNASLILREAEVRHSGLYICTVYLPHLVAQVTMELQVVEPPSLSIHPSPLPLAVPGQSLTVQCEASGFAPLGLELSWEFKGSDGRSRPLGSGSLTGHRQAWDGTYSQSTRLELDSTQLDLGPGGELTCVAVHLGGPRRASVALNIIGFSSPSIEDSMAMVGVALVLYGLIKFVSWTVTSSGSDEAGQQEKKDK; from the exons ATGAGCAACATGTCTCCAATGTACGCGCTGTGTCTGGTAGCAGCGATGTGCTGCGGTGAAG cctgctgcagcagctgtcctGTGTTGGAGTGCTGGTTTGTGCAGGAGAAGACGGGTCGAGGTGGAGGTCTCACTGCAGCTACAACCCTGGAGAAATCCCTTCTGCACATCCAAACCGACCCCCACCctgcagagagccagcaggctcCATCCGACATCCACCCCGACAGAGTCTTCCTCATCACCG ACCCAGCCGGCACTCTCTGCCACCGCTCTCTCAATCCTCCCAGAGGCTCAGTGGAGAAGCCTCAGTGTGAGATCAACCCCTTCCTGCCGCAGCCCTCCACCCTCAAATGGGCATCTCCACtcacagactccgcctccagCCCCATCTACCTGCAGGCCCATTGGTTCTCCACTGCCATTCAGGGCCTCAACGGACAGCTGGCCGTTTCCACCATCACTCGTGCTCCCACGGCAACCAAAGAGCACAAAG TGATCCTCAGTGTGACCACTACAACCGTCTCCGTGCAGTCCAGACTCGGGGGGCCGGTGCTGCTGGATTGCGGCCTCTGGGCCGACCCCTCGTCGCCTCTCTCCGGGTCGGGTTTCGCCGTAGAGTGGCGCTACCAGTtcagaggggaggggcgctTGGTTCTGGCCTACGACGGCAAAACGGACCGCCTGGCTGACGTCCAGGAGGAGGGGGCCACGCTGGACTACGAGGGCTTGCACCAGAGAGGGAATGCGTCCCTGATCCTGCGGGAGGCTGAAGTGCGTCACTCGGGCTTGTATATTTGTACGGTGTATCTGCCCCACCTCGTGGCTCAGGTGACCATGGAGCTCCAGGTCGTAG aacctccatccctctccatcCACCCGTCCCCTCTGCCCCTCGCAGTCCCCGGCCAGTCTTTGACGGTCCAGTGTGAGGCGTCTGGCTTCGCCCCCCTCGGCCTGGAGCTGAGCTGGGAGTTCAAAGGCTCCGATGGGAGGTCCAGGCCTCTGGGGTCGGGCAGCTTGACGGGCCACCGGCAGGCCTGGGACGGAACCTACAGCCAGAGCACCCGGCTGGAGCTCGACTCCACCCAGCTGGACCTGGGCCCAGGAGGGGAGCTCACCTGTGTGGCTGTCCATCTCGGGGGCCCCCGACGGGCCAGCGTGGCCCTCAACATCATTG GGTTCAGCTCCCCCTCCATCGAGGACTCCATGGCGATGGTGGGTGTGGCGCTGGTGCTCTACGGTCTCATCAAGTTTGTCTCTTGGACCGTCACCAGCTCAG GCTCAGATGAGGCTGGTCAACAAGAAAAG AAGGACAAGTGA
- the LOC134107140 gene encoding H-2 class I histocompatibility antigen, K-K alpha chain-like, whose translation MQHICQHVLSLSLSLSGVHIVQNMYGCEWDDETNKVKGYDQYGYDGEDFISFDLETEQWIAPKQQAVITKHKLDNNRALIEQDKNYLTQICPEWLKKYVNYGRSSLMRTERPSVSLLQKTPSSPVSCHATGFYPDSATLFWRKDGEELHEDVALGEVLPNHDGTFQMRVDLKLSSVPAEDWRRYECVFQLSGVDEDMVTKLDKTRTNTEKPAGFTFIIIAVAVLGVIIAAVVGFLVYKRIRNGVRANQRPVLRSI comes from the exons ATGCAG CACATATGTcaacatgttctctctctctctctctctctctcaggtgtcCACATTGTCCAGAACATGTACGGCTGTGAATGGGATGATGAGACCAACAAGGTTAAGGGTTATGATCAGTATGGTTATGATGGAGAAGACTTCATATCATTTGATCTGGAGACAGAGCAGTGGATTGCTCCTAAACAGCAGGCTGTCATCACCAAACACAAGTTAGATAATAACAGAGCTCTGATAGAACAGGACAAGAACTACCTGACTCAGATTTGTCCCGAGTGGCTGAAGAAGTACGTGAACTACGggaggagctctctgatgagaaCCG AGCGTCCCTCAGTGTCTCTCCTCCAGAAGACTCCCTCCTCCCCAGTCAGCTGCCACGCTACAGGTTTCTACCCCGACAGCGCCACCCTCTTCtggaggaaagatggagaggagCTCCATGAGGACGTGGCCCTGGGAGAGGTCCTCCCCAACCACGACGGGACCTTCCAGATGAGGGTTGACCTGAAACTGTCCTCCGTCCCTGCTGAAGACTGGAGGAGGTACGAGTGTGTGTTCCAGCTGTCTGGTGTGGACGAGGACATGGTCACCAAACTGGACAAGACCAGGACCAACACGG AGAAACCTGCTGGcttcaccttcatcatcatcgctGTGGCTGTTCTTGGCGTCATCATCGCTGCTGTGGTTGGATTCTTGGTGTATAAGAGAATTAGGAACGGCGtgagagccaatcagagaccagTGTTGAGGAGCATTTGA